A section of the Chryseobacterium ginsenosidimutans genome encodes:
- a CDS encoding acetyl-CoA C-acetyltransferase — protein sequence METKKVAIIGSNRIPFARMNTGYTDKGNQDLLLSALDGLINRYNLKGKLLGEVAGGATIKHISESNLIRETVMNTTLDPATPGCDLQQACDTGIEAAVYIANKIALGQIESGIACGVEAMSNIPFESSPRLRKALLKANKEKSAFGKLKQLLSPKLKDWMPIPYKGQEPKTGLVMGGHTEITAKYYQISREDQDELAFKSHQNMAKAYDEGFFNDMITPAFGVDKDNNLRRDTSLEKLASLKPAFDKQNGTLTAGNSTPFTDGASAVLLASEEWAKANNLPILAYITFSEIAGIEYVENKQNLLLAPVFATERMLKKAGMSLEDFDYYEIHEAFAAQVLATLKIWENDDLAKKFGLEKALGKIDRNKLNIKGGSLAVAHPFAATGGRIIGTLAKLLNEKGSGKGFISICAARGQGVTMILEK from the coding sequence ATGGAAACAAAAAAAGTAGCAATCATAGGATCCAACAGAATACCGTTTGCCAGAATGAATACAGGTTACACAGACAAAGGAAATCAGGATTTACTGCTTTCCGCTCTGGATGGTTTGATCAATCGTTACAATCTTAAAGGAAAACTTCTTGGTGAAGTTGCCGGAGGAGCGACGATCAAACATATTTCTGAAAGCAACCTCATCAGAGAAACCGTTATGAACACCACTCTCGATCCTGCAACTCCCGGTTGCGACCTTCAGCAAGCGTGTGATACGGGAATTGAGGCGGCAGTGTACATCGCAAACAAAATTGCTTTGGGACAGATCGAAAGCGGAATTGCCTGCGGTGTTGAAGCCATGAGCAATATTCCTTTTGAATCTTCACCAAGATTAAGAAAAGCCTTATTAAAAGCCAATAAAGAAAAATCAGCTTTTGGAAAACTCAAACAATTATTAAGTCCGAAACTGAAGGATTGGATGCCGATTCCATACAAAGGACAAGAACCGAAAACCGGTTTGGTAATGGGTGGTCATACAGAAATTACCGCAAAATATTATCAGATCTCCCGTGAAGATCAGGATGAATTAGCTTTTAAAAGTCATCAAAATATGGCAAAAGCTTATGATGAAGGATTTTTTAACGATATGATCACTCCTGCTTTTGGTGTAGACAAAGACAATAATCTTCGTCGTGATACGAGTTTGGAGAAATTAGCTTCATTAAAACCTGCTTTCGACAAACAAAACGGAACATTAACTGCCGGAAATTCAACACCTTTTACAGATGGAGCATCTGCTGTTTTATTGGCTAGTGAAGAATGGGCAAAAGCAAATAATCTTCCGATTCTGGCTTATATCACCTTTTCAGAAATTGCAGGAATTGAGTACGTTGAAAATAAACAAAACTTATTGCTTGCTCCCGTTTTTGCAACAGAAAGAATGCTGAAAAAAGCAGGAATGAGTCTGGAAGATTTTGATTATTATGAAATTCATGAAGCATTTGCAGCACAGGTTTTAGCAACGTTAAAAATCTGGGAAAATGATGATCTTGCTAAAAAATTCGGGCTGGAAAAAGCATTAGGAAAAATCGATCGAAATAAATTAAATATAAAAGGCGGAAGTCTTGCCGTAGCACATCCGTTTGCAGCAACAGGCGGAAGAATTATAGGAACTTTAGCCAAACTTTTAAATGAAAAAGGAAGCGGAAAAGGTTTTATTTCAATTTGTGCCGCCCGCGGACAAGGCGTGACGATGATTTTAGAAAAATAA
- a CDS encoding PaaI family thioesterase gives MDRLAQLKQFIGKEFDQSPSPFMKWLNPIVVSAEEGQLEFQYTVRPEWLNPIGNLHGGITAAIVDDVIGATMFSLNENSFMTTINNVIDYFSTAKENDNIVAETKIIKRGKQFVNAQCEIWNADKTRLIARGTSNLFKINN, from the coding sequence ATGGATAGATTAGCACAATTAAAACAATTCATCGGAAAAGAATTTGATCAATCTCCATCACCTTTTATGAAATGGCTCAATCCAATCGTTGTTTCCGCAGAAGAAGGACAACTGGAATTTCAATATACAGTAAGACCCGAATGGCTGAACCCAATTGGAAATCTGCATGGAGGCATAACAGCAGCAATTGTAGATGACGTTATTGGAGCAACCATGTTTTCTTTAAATGAAAATTCTTTCATGACAACCATCAATAATGTGATCGATTACTTTTCAACTGCAAAAGAAAATGATAATATTGTAGCTGAAACTAAAATCATTAAAAGAGGTAAGCAATTTGTAAATGCACAGTGCGAAATCTGGAATGCAGATAAAACAAGACTTATTGCAAGAGGAACCTCTAATTTATTCAAAATTAATAATTAA
- the msrB gene encoding peptide-methionine (R)-S-oxide reductase MsrB: protein MENTKKENNPYYSRTDTTKLDVSNEEWKKILAPDLYAISREAATERAFTGKYNEFDELGEYYCAVCGNHLFRSTSKFSSSCGWPSFFEADKEGVYYKKDSAYGMERVEVLCKRCDSHLGHVFDDGPKPTGLRYCMNSVSLEFVPDFQK from the coding sequence ATGGAAAATACGAAAAAAGAAAACAATCCATATTATTCAAGAACAGATACTACAAAACTGGATGTTTCTAATGAAGAATGGAAAAAAATCTTAGCTCCCGATTTATATGCAATCTCCAGAGAAGCTGCAACAGAAAGAGCTTTTACGGGAAAATATAATGAATTTGATGAATTGGGAGAATATTATTGCGCGGTTTGTGGAAATCATTTGTTCCGTTCTACGTCAAAATTTTCGAGCAGTTGCGGATGGCCAAGTTTTTTTGAAGCAGACAAAGAAGGGGTATATTATAAAAAAGATTCAGCTTACGGAATGGAAAGAGTAGAGGTACTTTGCAAAAGATGCGATTCGCATTTGGGACATGTTTTTGATGATGGCCCGAAGCCTACAGGACTGCGTTACTGCATGAATTCTGTCAGTCTTGAGTTTGTTCCGGATTTCCAAAAATAA
- a CDS encoding OsmC family protein, with protein MRRNATAVWNGNIKEGNGHITTQSTTLNETQYSFNSRFADGVGTNPEELLAAAHAGCFTMKLSAELSQAGFTPEELKTTSVITLDPSIGKITKSELTLTAKVPGLSEEDFQKYAKIAEEGCPVSAAFNFEITLNATLA; from the coding sequence ATGAGACGTAACGCAACAGCCGTTTGGAACGGTAACATCAAAGAAGGAAACGGACACATCACAACTCAAAGCACAACTTTAAATGAAACTCAATATTCTTTCAACAGCCGTTTTGCTGACGGAGTGGGGACAAACCCCGAAGAATTATTGGCAGCCGCTCACGCAGGATGTTTCACAATGAAATTAAGTGCAGAGCTTTCTCAGGCAGGTTTCACTCCTGAAGAATTAAAAACAACTTCTGTAATTACTCTTGACCCAAGTATCGGAAAAATCACAAAATCAGAATTGACTTTAACAGCAAAAGTTCCGGGGCTTTCTGAAGAAGATTTTCAAAAATATGCTAAAATCGCGGAAGAAGGATGTCCTGTAAGTGCAGCTTTCAACTTTGAAATCACTTTGAATGCTACTTTGGCTTAG
- a CDS encoding TonB-dependent receptor domain-containing protein, translating into MKLYISRIILGVFLLSTQLIFAQNFSKNQFKVKGNCEMCKERIESTAKKAGAKEARYSIDSQILTLETEDNISPDEILKKVAEAGHDNEKFKSLNENYESLPECCHYERNLQSSSVENHDHQSKKENEFYVKGNCESCKARIEKAAKDAGADSAEWNAEKQLVTLNFDSSKTSSNKILKKIAEVGHDNEKYKSKDNTYKNLPSCCLYDREIPFGEANPKVHFEEGEKSEHSDHNDHNSSDENNEKHIEGITVTGSKAATSLNKKEAGLVFNIDRKELLKAACCNLSESFETNATVDVSFSNAVTGTKQLKMLGLDQKYTSLTKELLPEIRGLASAYGLNFIPGRWIESIQLTKGGSTVTNGYESITGQINTEFLKNAEKPETSLNLFADFNGRAEANITSVSRIDDKWSQTFLLHGNGTFGDTDMNNDGFLDRPKGTQINAAYLLNYNDLEKSGFGSHFGINFIKDERTAGQIGFNKNIDQKEQSLYGVGIDISRFQVWNKTGYVFKGKPYQSLGWMNQYTFHQQDSFFGLRNYSGKQQTYYSNLVFESILGNTNHKYKAGASFMYDGYDETYLKDNFKRNEIVPGIFAEYTLTGLKYTLVAGGRADFHNLTGTQFTPRLNFKYDFTPQTILRLSAGRGFRTANVFAESQHYFASNRSIQILQNGGNIYGLKPEIAWNYGASLQQEFKILGRKSTIVADFFRTDFQDQVLVDLDRSPQQLTFYNLEGKSFANSFQTQWDFMPFKNFDVRLAYKYYDVQADYLAGRREIPFMAKHRGFVNLAYSTNKNKNGGFWSFDTTLNWVGKQRLPNTSSNPEEFQLPTHSESYAVLNAQISRNFNKKIRAYLGGENLTSYYQKNAIVDFKNPFGNYFDGGMVYAPIMKANFYVGLDVTF; encoded by the coding sequence ATGAAATTATATATTTCCAGGATTATTCTTGGTGTATTCTTATTATCTACACAACTTATATTCGCTCAAAACTTTTCTAAAAACCAGTTCAAAGTAAAAGGAAACTGCGAAATGTGCAAAGAAAGGATTGAAAGCACAGCCAAAAAAGCAGGTGCAAAAGAAGCAAGATATTCTATTGATTCACAAATTTTAACCTTAGAAACCGAAGACAATATTTCTCCCGATGAAATATTGAAAAAAGTTGCAGAAGCCGGTCATGACAATGAAAAATTCAAATCATTAAATGAAAATTATGAAAGTCTTCCTGAATGTTGTCATTATGAAAGAAATTTGCAATCTTCAAGTGTAGAAAACCACGATCATCAATCAAAAAAAGAGAATGAATTTTATGTAAAAGGAAACTGCGAATCCTGTAAAGCAAGAATTGAGAAAGCAGCAAAAGATGCCGGAGCAGATTCTGCAGAATGGAATGCAGAAAAACAGTTGGTTACTTTAAATTTTGATTCTTCAAAAACTTCATCAAATAAAATTTTAAAGAAAATCGCAGAGGTTGGTCACGACAACGAAAAGTATAAATCAAAGGATAATACTTATAAAAATTTGCCTTCATGCTGTCTTTACGACAGAGAAATTCCTTTTGGTGAGGCTAATCCGAAAGTACATTTTGAAGAAGGTGAAAAATCTGAACATTCCGATCACAACGATCATAATTCTTCAGATGAAAATAATGAAAAACACATTGAAGGAATTACTGTAACAGGATCAAAAGCCGCAACTTCCCTAAACAAAAAAGAAGCAGGCCTTGTTTTCAACATTGACAGAAAAGAATTATTAAAAGCAGCTTGCTGTAATTTATCCGAAAGTTTCGAAACCAATGCAACTGTTGATGTTTCTTTCAGCAATGCTGTTACGGGAACAAAACAATTGAAAATGCTTGGTTTAGATCAGAAATACACAAGCTTAACGAAAGAATTGTTGCCAGAAATCAGAGGTCTTGCTTCAGCGTATGGTTTAAATTTCATTCCCGGAAGATGGATTGAAAGCATTCAGTTAACAAAAGGCGGAAGTACGGTTACAAACGGTTATGAAAGTATCACAGGACAAATAAATACCGAGTTTTTAAAAAATGCAGAAAAGCCTGAAACTTCATTGAATCTTTTTGCAGATTTTAATGGAAGAGCAGAAGCCAATATCACCAGTGTTTCCCGTATCGACGACAAATGGTCGCAAACTTTTTTACTTCATGGAAACGGAACTTTTGGGGATACAGACATGAACAATGACGGTTTTCTTGATCGTCCGAAAGGAACTCAGATAAACGCAGCCTATTTATTGAATTATAATGATCTGGAAAAATCAGGATTCGGTTCTCATTTCGGAATTAATTTCATTAAAGACGAAAGAACAGCCGGACAAATCGGATTTAATAAAAATATAGACCAAAAAGAACAGTCACTTTACGGAGTCGGAATCGATATTTCAAGATTTCAGGTTTGGAATAAAACAGGATATGTCTTTAAAGGAAAGCCTTATCAAAGTTTGGGGTGGATGAATCAGTATACTTTCCATCAGCAGGACAGTTTCTTCGGTTTGAGGAATTATTCCGGAAAGCAACAGACTTATTATTCAAATTTAGTTTTTGAAAGTATTCTAGGAAATACCAACCATAAATATAAAGCCGGAGCAAGCTTTATGTATGACGGTTACGATGAAACTTATTTAAAAGATAATTTTAAGAGAAACGAAATTGTTCCGGGAATTTTTGCAGAATATACGTTAACAGGCTTAAAATATACTTTAGTTGCCGGAGGCAGAGCTGATTTTCACAATTTGACCGGAACACAATTTACTCCAAGATTGAATTTTAAATATGATTTTACTCCACAGACTATTTTGAGACTTTCTGCAGGAAGAGGTTTCAGAACGGCGAATGTTTTTGCGGAAAGCCAGCACTATTTTGCGTCAAACAGAAGTATTCAAATCTTACAAAACGGTGGAAATATCTATGGTTTAAAACCTGAAATTGCCTGGAATTACGGAGCAAGTTTACAACAAGAATTTAAAATTTTAGGAAGAAAATCTACCATTGTTGCAGACTTTTTCAGAACAGATTTCCAGGATCAGGTTTTAGTGGATTTAGACCGTTCACCTCAACAATTGACTTTTTACAATTTAGAAGGAAAATCTTTCGCCAATTCTTTTCAAACGCAGTGGGATTTTATGCCTTTCAAAAACTTTGATGTAAGATTAGCTTACAAGTATTATGATGTTCAGGCAGATTATCTGGCTGGAAGAAGAGAAATTCCGTTTATGGCAAAACACAGAGGCTTTGTAAATCTGGCGTATTCAACCAACAAAAATAAAAACGGTGGATTTTGGAGTTTTGACACGACTTTAAATTGGGTTGGAAAACAAAGACTTCCCAACACTTCAAGCAATCCGGAAGAATTTCAGTTACCAACACATTCTGAATCTTACGCTGTTTTGAATGCACAGATTTCGAGAAATTTCAATAAAAAGATCAGAGCCTATTTAGGTGGTGAAAATTTGACTTCTTACTATCAAAAAAATGCGATCGTTGATTTTAAAAATCCGTTCGGTAATTATTTTGACGGCGGAATGGTTTATGCGCCGATCATGAAAGCTAATTTCTATGTTGGATTGGATGTTACTTTTTAA
- a CDS encoding murein L,D-transpeptidase catalytic domain family protein → MKGFYSLLGIVYMVTTSFYLSPKKAIIKNEISTKKIERLADTKSEKKTNTGSSSEELFKSITFEPGHELNEEVFFKALTGFENLKKAGLLNSDSHLLTVCDFSMSSNTKRLWVIDMNEKKVLFNSLVAHGKNTGEEFATNFSNTESSLQSSLGFYITDATYDGDNGFSLRLLGMDKGFNDAAYKRAVVMHGADYVSEEFAAMHKRIGRSWGCPAIPRDLTQPIINTIKGRNCLFIYYPDQNYLSKSEWLKS, encoded by the coding sequence ATGAAAGGATTTTATAGCTTATTAGGTATTGTTTACATGGTAACTACTTCATTCTATTTGTCTCCAAAAAAGGCAATTATAAAGAATGAAATCAGTACAAAAAAAATTGAAAGATTAGCCGACACTAAATCTGAAAAGAAGACAAATACAGGATCTTCATCAGAAGAATTATTCAAGTCAATTACGTTTGAACCGGGACATGAACTTAACGAAGAAGTTTTCTTTAAAGCCTTAACAGGTTTTGAAAATTTGAAGAAAGCTGGTTTGCTTAATTCGGATTCGCATTTACTTACGGTATGCGATTTTTCTATGTCTTCGAATACGAAAAGACTTTGGGTAATTGATATGAACGAGAAAAAAGTATTGTTTAATTCATTAGTCGCCCACGGGAAAAATACAGGTGAAGAATTTGCCACAAATTTTTCAAATACGGAAAGCTCGCTTCAAAGCAGTTTAGGATTTTACATCACGGATGCAACTTATGACGGAGACAACGGGTTTTCTCTAAGATTATTGGGAATGGATAAAGGCTTCAATGATGCCGCCTATAAAAGAGCGGTTGTCATGCACGGAGCAGATTATGTAAGCGAAGAATTTGCAGCAATGCACAAAAGAATAGGAAGAAGCTGGGGTTGTCCTGCTATTCCGCGAGATTTGACGCAGCCGATTATTAACACAATTAAAGGAAGGAACTGCCTTTTTATTTACTACCCCGATCAGAATTATCTTTCTAAATCGGAATGGTTAAAATCATAA
- a CDS encoding helix-turn-helix domain-containing protein → MSQTLVFEDNYKKFGLNVFSNENLEVIDKIKSQPYIKILFVPADYEITVDFSHYKTEAPTLFFLTYQYLNIKNGSSDNASLLYYNRDFYCIQIHDKEVACDGLLFHNIFEIPKIDLDDSETFIIKNLFQSIKEELEWKESSSEEMIRTYLKQLIIRATRKWKKQNIDNDNVKIPSNELDIFRNFSRHLEIHFREKHNVADYAELLHIAPKTLTHKFKSLNLESPNQFIINRILLEAKRLLFYTDKPVKEIAYDLGYEDPAYFNRIFTNKIGSTPTNFKKNYISGKKYNS, encoded by the coding sequence ATGTCGCAAACTCTTGTTTTTGAAGATAATTATAAAAAGTTTGGACTCAATGTATTTTCTAATGAAAATCTTGAAGTTATCGACAAAATAAAGTCTCAACCCTATATAAAAATACTTTTTGTTCCTGCAGATTACGAAATTACTGTAGATTTCAGCCATTATAAAACTGAAGCCCCCACTTTATTCTTCCTTACTTATCAGTATTTGAATATTAAAAACGGAAGTTCCGACAACGCTTCTCTACTTTATTATAATAGAGACTTTTACTGTATTCAAATCCATGATAAAGAAGTAGCTTGTGACGGATTGCTTTTTCATAATATTTTTGAAATTCCGAAAATTGATCTTGATGATTCTGAAACTTTTATCATTAAAAATTTATTTCAAAGCATAAAAGAAGAGCTCGAATGGAAAGAATCTTCAAGCGAAGAAATGATTAGAACTTATTTAAAACAACTCATCATCCGTGCCACCAGAAAATGGAAAAAACAAAATATTGACAATGACAATGTGAAAATTCCAAGCAATGAACTGGATATTTTCCGTAATTTCAGCCGACATCTCGAAATTCATTTCAGAGAAAAACACAATGTTGCAGATTATGCTGAATTACTGCATATTGCACCCAAAACATTAACTCACAAATTCAAAAGTTTAAACTTAGAATCTCCCAACCAGTTTATCATTAACAGGATCTTGTTGGAAGCGAAAAGATTATTATTTTACACAGATAAACCTGTTAAAGAAATTGCCTATGATCTTGGTTATGAAGATCCGGCTTATTTTAACCGGATTTTTACCAATAAAATCGGAAGTACACCGACAAATTTCAAGAAAAATTACATTTCGGGAAAAAAGTACAATAGTTAA
- a CDS encoding GLPGLI family protein → MKFFILFVNFLSLTIYSQSNNRFIYEYRIVKNANKKNDISKRIMYLDVSKSSSVFYDNENYKNDSILAVSNEISSVKSDKVLKKYPEFSVILITALSDYIYDVNDDRKLNWKITNEKTKILNYNAQKAQLDFAGRKWIAWFTTEIPIPDGPYKFHGLPGLIVKVDDVANSHSFELIGIKSDYYERKFTHVNAISVDYKKYKDLYKEYRQNPTKNKMGIEITTTQDGISGNEFKRKMAQYYKNQLIKDNNILEIDLLK, encoded by the coding sequence ATGAAGTTTTTTATATTATTTGTTAACTTTTTATCATTAACTATTTACAGTCAATCTAATAATAGATTTATTTACGAATACAGAATAGTAAAGAATGCGAATAAAAAAAATGATATTTCAAAGAGGATAATGTATTTGGATGTTTCCAAAAGCAGTTCGGTATTCTATGATAATGAAAATTATAAGAATGATTCTATTTTAGCCGTGTCTAACGAGATATCTTCAGTGAAAAGTGATAAGGTTTTAAAGAAATACCCCGAATTTTCTGTAATTCTTATTACCGCATTATCAGATTATATTTATGATGTGAATGATGATAGAAAATTAAACTGGAAAATAACAAATGAAAAAACTAAAATACTTAATTATAATGCTCAGAAAGCACAGTTAGACTTTGCTGGCAGAAAATGGATTGCATGGTTTACTACAGAAATTCCTATTCCTGACGGACCATATAAGTTCCATGGTTTGCCCGGTTTAATAGTTAAGGTTGATGATGTTGCTAATAGTCATTCTTTTGAATTAATCGGAATAAAAAGTGATTATTATGAAAGGAAATTTACTCATGTAAATGCTATTTCTGTAGATTATAAAAAGTATAAAGATTTATATAAAGAGTACAGACAAAATCCTACTAAAAATAAGATGGGAATTGAAATTACAACTACTCAGGATGGTATAAGTGGTAATGAATTTAAAAGGAAAATGGCACAGTATTATAAAAATCAATTAATTAAGGATAATAATATTCTCGAAATCGATTTATTAAAATAA
- the fabF gene encoding beta-ketoacyl-ACP synthase II, whose product MKRVVITGLGAVTPLGNTVEEFWQNSINGVSGANKITHFDTEKFKLNFACEVKNFDPKIHLTHNEIKKSDLFSQYAMYSTAEALKDSGLELENMDPFDTGVIWGTGQGGMGTFENEVAEFTKGDGTPRFNPFFVPKFIANMASGMISMKFGLQGINYTTISACATGNTAIMDAFNYIRLGKAKVIISGGSEAAITPASIGGFSIMKAMSTRNDDFATASRPYDADRDGFVMGEGAGSLILEEYEHAKARGAKIYAELVGAAMTADAYHMTAPHPDGVGAIKAMQLALNEAGANVEDIDYLNPHATSTPLGDLVELKGISKLFNGSKNLDVSGTKSMTGHLLGAAGAAEAILSIKAIENGIIPPTINLHKIDENIPKDVNIVFGEAKEKNINFALSNAFGFGGHNATLVFKKFHS is encoded by the coding sequence ATGAAAAGAGTTGTCATTACAGGACTCGGCGCAGTGACGCCTTTGGGAAATACTGTCGAAGAATTTTGGCAAAACAGTATTAATGGAGTAAGCGGGGCAAACAAAATAACCCATTTCGACACCGAAAAATTCAAATTAAATTTTGCCTGTGAGGTGAAGAATTTTGATCCAAAAATTCATCTTACCCACAACGAAATAAAAAAAAGTGATCTGTTTTCGCAATATGCGATGTACTCAACGGCAGAAGCTCTTAAAGATTCCGGGCTTGAACTGGAAAATATGGATCCGTTTGATACAGGTGTAATCTGGGGAACCGGACAAGGGGGAATGGGCACTTTTGAAAATGAAGTCGCTGAATTCACAAAAGGTGATGGAACTCCGCGTTTCAATCCGTTTTTCGTTCCTAAATTTATCGCTAATATGGCTTCAGGAATGATTTCTATGAAGTTTGGGCTTCAGGGAATTAATTACACTACGATTTCAGCCTGTGCAACAGGAAACACAGCGATAATGGACGCCTTCAATTATATCAGATTAGGCAAAGCTAAAGTAATCATTAGTGGCGGTTCTGAAGCAGCAATTACTCCGGCTTCTATCGGAGGCTTTTCTATTATGAAAGCCATGTCTACCAGAAATGATGATTTCGCAACAGCAAGCCGTCCTTATGATGCAGACAGAGATGGTTTTGTAATGGGCGAAGGAGCGGGATCATTAATTTTGGAAGAATATGAGCACGCAAAAGCAAGAGGGGCAAAAATCTACGCAGAATTAGTAGGAGCAGCAATGACAGCAGACGCATATCATATGACGGCACCTCATCCTGACGGAGTTGGAGCAATAAAAGCAATGCAATTGGCTCTTAATGAAGCCGGTGCAAATGTTGAAGATATTGATTATTTAAATCCGCATGCCACCTCAACTCCTCTTGGAGATTTGGTTGAATTAAAAGGAATCAGTAAATTATTCAACGGAAGTAAAAACCTTGATGTGAGCGGAACAAAATCCATGACAGGACATTTGTTGGGAGCAGCTGGAGCTGCAGAAGCAATTCTTTCGATTAAAGCTATTGAAAACGGAATAATTCCTCCGACAATTAATCTCCATAAAATTGATGAAAATATTCCTAAAGACGTGAATATTGTTTTTGGTGAAGCTAAAGAAAAAAATATCAACTTTGCGCTAAGCAATGCTTTCGGTTTCGGAGGTCATAATGCAACGTTGGTTTTCAAGAAGTTTCATAGTTAA
- a CDS encoding TetR/AcrR family transcriptional regulator, which yields MSTKAEKTKQFIIEKTASLFNTKGYTSTSLSDITEATGLTKGSIYGNFENKDEVALEVYKYNSGLLGKSMSRSLGDEFPSTIDKLNAFVNFYRKSWKLVFETGGCPLMNAATEADDKFPILKKQVTESFEGWIKNITKVIIQGQKNGEIYKELNADEFGSLFIMLVEGGILLSKTTGDEKYLNLALDRILLIIDKELKFLPS from the coding sequence ATGTCAACAAAAGCAGAAAAGACAAAACAATTCATTATTGAGAAAACGGCCTCTTTGTTTAACACCAAAGGTTATACTTCTACGTCTCTTTCGGATATAACGGAAGCAACAGGACTTACAAAAGGAAGTATCTACGGAAATTTTGAAAATAAAGATGAAGTAGCTCTTGAGGTCTACAAATACAATTCAGGTTTGTTGGGAAAAAGTATGTCCCGATCGCTTGGAGATGAATTTCCGAGCACAATTGATAAATTAAATGCTTTCGTTAATTTCTATCGCAAAAGCTGGAAATTGGTTTTTGAAACCGGAGGTTGCCCTCTGATGAACGCGGCAACCGAAGCCGATGATAAATTCCCGATCTTAAAAAAGCAAGTCACAGAATCTTTTGAAGGATGGATAAAAAATATCACGAAAGTCATAATTCAGGGGCAAAAAAATGGTGAAATTTACAAAGAATTAAATGCTGATGAATTCGGGTCATTATTTATCATGCTTGTTGAAGGCGGAATTTTACTTTCCAAAACGACAGGCGATGAAAAATATCTCAACCTTGCTTTAGACAGAATATTATTAATTATTGATAAAGAATTAAAATTCCTTCCATCATAA